One region of Moraxella sp. ZY210820 genomic DNA includes:
- the recJ gene encoding single-stranded-DNA-specific exonuclease RecJ: protein MMSLQVQTRPFLTDPISFPHLSPFMARVMARRGLSSEQELELKLQHLLKPNLKGLTQAVEYIDQAIDLHKKIIIIGDYDADGATSTALMILALRALGANVEYLVPDRFKYGYGLTPAIADLAYQQFQPDVLITVDNGISSHAGVEQAQKLGMQVIITDHHLTTKATPQAEAVVNPNQLGCEFASKNLAGVGVAFYVLASLMTHRAKQQKSNVKMSQYLDLVALGTYADVAQLDYNNRILIDAGVKKIRQKQCRLGILAILEVAKRQAELLQAQDFGFSIGPRLNAAGRMDNMQIGVECLLAEDWQTAYSLAERLNQLNLERRQVETKMKQQVLEELQHIEIQHHNLPSALVMFEEHFHQGVIGIVAGRLKDKFHRPSIVFAPDINPQYIKGSARSIDGIHIRDMIERVAEQYPHLVCFFGGHSAAAGLTIEKQYFNEFKRVFCELISQCDDELFSAKLWTDGELSIDEFNLSTVEQIQYYAPWGHKFPSPVFEGKFYVMDYRWLKETHLKLFLTTSTGQSLQAIAFNAKDKWYFDPQSTHVFLVYELDKNEFNGQVELQLKVNYLKSV from the coding sequence ATGATGAGTTTACAGGTTCAAACACGCCCATTTTTAACAGACCCTATATCCTTTCCCCATCTCTCTCCGTTTATGGCACGAGTGATGGCTCGGCGTGGTTTATCATCAGAGCAAGAATTAGAATTAAAATTACAACATTTATTAAAGCCTAATTTAAAAGGTTTAACACAAGCAGTTGAATATATTGACCAAGCGATTGATTTACATAAAAAAATTATTATAATCGGTGATTATGATGCTGATGGTGCAACCAGTACCGCATTGATGATTTTAGCATTACGTGCATTAGGAGCAAATGTAGAATATTTAGTACCAGACCGTTTTAAATATGGTTATGGCTTAACACCTGCCATTGCTGATTTAGCTTATCAACAATTTCAACCTGATGTATTAATTACGGTAGATAATGGTATTTCTAGTCATGCAGGTGTGGAGCAAGCCCAAAAATTGGGTATGCAAGTGATTATTACTGACCATCATTTAACCACTAAAGCTACACCACAAGCAGAAGCGGTGGTTAATCCAAATCAGTTGGGTTGTGAATTTGCAAGTAAAAATTTGGCAGGCGTAGGTGTCGCATTTTATGTATTGGCTAGTTTAATGACACATCGTGCTAAACAGCAAAAATCAAATGTTAAAATGAGCCAATATTTAGATTTAGTGGCTTTAGGAACGTATGCTGATGTAGCACAACTGGACTATAATAATCGTATTTTGATTGATGCGGGAGTGAAAAAAATTCGCCAAAAACAGTGTAGATTAGGTATTTTGGCAATTTTAGAGGTGGCAAAACGTCAAGCGGAATTGTTACAAGCACAAGATTTTGGTTTTAGTATTGGTCCTCGCTTAAATGCTGCAGGACGTATGGATAATATGCAAATTGGTGTAGAATGTTTATTGGCAGAAGATTGGCAGACTGCTTATAGCTTAGCGGAACGTTTAAACCAATTAAATTTAGAACGCCGTCAAGTTGAAACCAAAATGAAACAGCAAGTATTAGAAGAGTTACAACATATTGAAATACAACATCATAACTTACCATCAGCTTTAGTGATGTTTGAGGAGCATTTCCATCAAGGAGTGATTGGTATCGTGGCAGGACGTTTAAAAGACAAATTTCATCGTCCGAGTATTGTATTTGCTCCTGATATTAATCCACAGTATATCAAAGGATCAGCACGTTCGATTGATGGTATTCATATTCGAGATATGATTGAACGTGTAGCAGAACAATATCCACATTTAGTGTGCTTTTTTGGTGGACATTCAGCTGCAGCAGGATTAACCATTGAAAAACAATATTTTAATGAATTTAAGCGTGTATTTTGTGAATTAATTTCCCAATGTGATGATGAATTATTTTCCGCAAAACTGTGGACAGATGGAGAGTTATCCATAGATGAGTTTAATTTATCCACAGTAGAGCAAATTCAATACTATGCACCATGGGGACATAAATTTCCATCGCCTGTGTTTGAAGGGAAATTTTATGTGATGGATTATCGTTGGTTGAAAGAAACGCATTTAAAATTATTTTTAACCACATCAACAGGGCAGTCTTTACAAGCAATTGCGTTTAATGCTAAAGATAAATGGTATTTTGACCCACAATCTACCCATGTATTTTTGGTATATGAATTGGATAAAAATGAATTTAATGGACAAGTAGAATTACAACTTAAAGTGAATTATTTAAAGTCGGTTTAA
- a CDS encoding DUF4376 domain-containing protein — protein MIYLCIVSKHGQYQSSFIADNDVIQINTSHIDEHLKISIPPNDLSDYWDFDLQQWQSIGETPSPHHQFNYELKQWQDVRTLDDVKYQKWQEIKAQRHALEFGGVMFEGHYYDSDLISQQRIATAIALNKSVQWKTKDNQLVDLTHKQLKLLHQAIAYHITQLHLKSEQLRQMIEVAETIADVDKISF, from the coding sequence ATGATATATCTTTGCATTGTTTCAAAACACGGTCAATATCAATCGTCATTTATAGCTGATAATGATGTCATTCAAATCAACACTAGCCATATTGATGAACATCTTAAAATTAGCATTCCGCCTAATGATTTAAGTGATTACTGGGATTTTGATTTGCAACAATGGCAATCAATTGGAGAAACACCTAGTCCACATCATCAATTTAATTATGAACTTAAACAATGGCAAGATGTACGCACGCTTGATGATGTCAAATATCAAAAATGGCAAGAAATCAAAGCTCAACGTCATGCTTTAGAGTTTGGCGGTGTGATGTTCGAAGGTCATTATTATGATAGTGATTTAATATCACAACAACGCATTGCTACAGCGATTGCATTAAATAAAAGTGTACAATGGAAGACTAAAGATAATCAACTGGTTGATTTGACACATAAACAGTTAAAATTGTTACATCAAGCTATTGCATATCATATCACACAACTGCATTTAAAATCTGAACAATTAAGGCAGATGATTGAAGTCGCTGAAACCATTGCAGATGTTGATAAAATTAGTTTTTAA
- a CDS encoding metallophosphoesterase has product MTYLYWSLLLVLCWAIVQSWRHQAKTLTVQPFKSFVHLLAWYLPYLFFPLLAIVLYAVYSYQLSVIVGVILGLFLVLCIYARFIEPKTLRVKYHRYDGLLNAQDKSKSIKMVVLSDLHIGLFSGHRKQLENIVQRINEIEVDMVLVIGDWTYEPYATLADELQIFKKIQAPIYSVLGNHDEQCPGPPVRELLQHGLTQANVIDVEGCIIEHEQFYLVGVGDLWAGKADMYLLPQCPDDKPYIIMAHNPDTVDLMPKLNSKVLMVSGHTHGGQVALPWITNFYLRQSSILGHREGWYQHEQAQLFVSVGTGMVGIPFRFLTPPTIDVIELI; this is encoded by the coding sequence ATGACTTATTTATATTGGAGTTTATTGTTAGTCTTGTGTTGGGCAATTGTGCAGTCATGGCGACATCAAGCTAAAACCTTAACTGTACAACCTTTTAAATCTTTTGTGCATTTATTGGCATGGTATTTGCCTTATTTATTCTTTCCCCTATTAGCAATAGTGCTCTATGCAGTTTATAGCTATCAATTATCGGTTATAGTTGGTGTAATATTAGGATTATTTCTGGTCTTGTGTATTTATGCACGTTTTATTGAGCCTAAAACATTAAGAGTAAAATATCACCGCTATGATGGATTATTGAATGCACAAGATAAGTCCAAAAGTATAAAAATGGTTGTATTATCAGATTTACATATAGGTTTATTTTCAGGACATCGTAAACAATTAGAAAATATCGTGCAACGTATCAATGAAATTGAAGTTGATATGGTATTAGTGATTGGCGATTGGACTTATGAGCCTTATGCAACATTAGCTGATGAATTACAGATTTTTAAAAAAATTCAAGCACCGATATATTCTGTTTTGGGTAATCATGATGAGCAATGTCCCGGCCCGCCAGTAAGAGAGTTATTACAACACGGTTTGACGCAGGCAAATGTCATTGATGTGGAAGGTTGTATTATTGAGCATGAACAATTTTATTTAGTGGGTGTTGGCGATTTATGGGCAGGTAAAGCGGATATGTACTTATTACCGCAATGTCCTGATGATAAACCTTATATTATTATGGCACATAATCCTGATACGGTTGATTTAATGCCAAAGTTAAATAGTAAAGTATTAATGGTGTCTGGACATACACATGGTGGACAAGTCGCATTGCCATGGATTACCAATTTTTATTTAAGACAAAGCTCAATTTTGGGACATCGTGAAGGTTGGTATCAACATGAACAAGCACAACTTTTTGTGAGTGTCGGTACAGGTATGGTGGGCATACCGTTTCGTTTTTTAACACCACCAACTATTGATGTGATTGAATTAATATAA
- a CDS encoding OmpW family protein has translation MLKQTAIAIALVGLSSAAMAGNFQVKVGGSLVNPTQDTTVSGVGVVEAANEYAFTPSVEYFFGNTGLSTEVLLATPVNHDVKINGANAVKLKHLPPVVTVKYNFNQDGRFNPYVGVGGAAFIPWDVEGVKDVKETFGVAGQVGFTYKPADAKNWGVFFDARYAKLSPEVKVNDTLKFDLDIDPMVYTLGYSYRF, from the coding sequence ATGTTAAAACAAACTGCAATTGCTATCGCATTAGTTGGTCTTTCTTCAGCTGCGATGGCTGGTAATTTCCAAGTTAAAGTAGGTGGTTCTTTAGTTAATCCTACTCAAGATACAACTGTATCGGGTGTTGGTGTTGTTGAAGCTGCAAATGAATATGCGTTTACACCATCTGTAGAATATTTCTTCGGTAATACTGGTTTATCTACTGAAGTTTTATTGGCTACTCCAGTAAACCACGATGTAAAAATTAATGGTGCTAATGCTGTTAAATTAAAGCATTTACCACCAGTTGTTACAGTTAAATATAACTTTAACCAAGATGGTCGTTTTAACCCTTACGTTGGTGTAGGTGGTGCAGCGTTTATTCCTTGGGACGTTGAAGGTGTTAAAGACGTTAAAGAAACTTTTGGTGTTGCAGGTCAAGTAGGTTTTACATATAAGCCAGCTGATGCGAAAAACTGGGGCGTATTCTTCGATGCTCGTTATGCTAAATTAAGCCCAGAAGTTAAAGTTAATGATACACTTAAATTCGATTTAGACATTGACCCAATGGTTTATACACTTGGTTATAGCTACCGTTTCTAA
- a CDS encoding phospholipase D family protein has product MKNLSHFRIFKAILIGFFCANGLIACSTLPQHSNLYPSTPTPINHQQTFSQLNSALQQHPHLTGYHLLSNPAEALASRLALIEQAQYRLDIQYYIWHNDKIGQLFFYKLIQAANRGVHIRLLIDDNNAKELESTLLALVQHPNIEIKLFNPYRFREIRQWDWLFDVKRINRRMHNKAVIADQKLSIIGGRNIGNEYFNVSDEFQFADIDVLLAGQAHQQIASSFEQYWFDDYAFEVRDVLNARRHTLRYPQLAQQLYDFYQQHRHEFLVIEQDTTKKSQWLQQDLSLTWVKGKALIDPVAKIRNQANQQDYVYPQLLQNIKTPQQQLDIISAYFIPTQQGTQQLNQLQQSGVNVRILTNSFASNDVPYVHAFYAPYRKDLLSHGVSIYEFLPTTNIEQFMNNQQEITQKSVSKAKLTRGGSSHASLHAKTYILDYQQVFIGSMNFDPRSIIYNTELGVLLESPELAQHLHQEMDHNLGFYAWHLQLNPQQDITWYVPATDEHPELLLNHEPNIQWWQKSGLKIVSWLPIENLF; this is encoded by the coding sequence ATGAAAAATCTTTCTCATTTTCGCATATTTAAGGCAATTTTAATAGGCTTTTTTTGTGCAAATGGTCTAATTGCCTGTAGCACTTTACCCCAACATTCCAATTTATATCCATCTACGCCAACGCCTATAAATCATCAACAAACCTTTAGCCAATTAAATTCAGCATTACAACAACACCCACATTTAACAGGTTATCATTTATTATCCAATCCCGCTGAAGCCTTAGCCAGCCGTTTAGCATTGATTGAACAGGCTCAATATCGCCTTGATATTCAATATTATATTTGGCATAACGATAAAATTGGACAACTTTTTTTCTATAAGCTCATACAAGCCGCTAATCGTGGCGTACATATTCGCCTATTAATTGATGATAATAATGCCAAAGAATTAGAAAGTACGCTCTTAGCTCTTGTTCAGCACCCTAATATTGAAATTAAATTATTTAATCCTTACCGTTTTCGTGAAATTCGTCAATGGGATTGGTTATTTGATGTCAAACGCATCAATCGCCGTATGCACAATAAAGCAGTAATTGCTGACCAAAAATTATCCATCATTGGTGGGCGTAATATTGGTAATGAATACTTTAATGTAAGTGATGAATTCCAATTTGCCGATATTGATGTGCTATTGGCAGGACAGGCTCATCAACAAATTGCCTCATCTTTTGAACAATATTGGTTCGATGATTATGCCTTTGAAGTGCGTGATGTGCTAAACGCTCGTCGTCATACTTTACGCTATCCACAATTAGCACAGCAACTCTATGATTTTTATCAACAACATCGCCATGAGTTTTTAGTGATTGAACAAGATACAACCAAAAAAAGTCAATGGTTACAACAAGATTTATCACTTACTTGGGTAAAAGGCAAAGCATTGATTGACCCTGTTGCCAAAATTCGTAATCAAGCCAATCAACAAGATTATGTTTACCCGCAATTATTACAAAATATCAAAACACCACAACAGCAATTAGATATTATTTCAGCCTATTTTATTCCAACTCAACAAGGCACACAACAACTCAATCAATTACAACAATCTGGCGTTAATGTGCGTATTTTAACCAATTCTTTTGCATCGAATGATGTGCCTTATGTACACGCATTTTATGCACCTTATCGTAAAGATTTACTTTCACACGGCGTGTCGATATATGAGTTTTTACCAACAACTAACATCGAACAATTTATGAATAACCAACAAGAAATTACTCAAAAATCCGTTTCCAAAGCGAAACTCACACGTGGTGGTTCAAGCCACGCCAGTTTACACGCCAAAACTTATATTTTAGATTATCAACAAGTATTTATTGGCTCTATGAATTTTGACCCACGCTCAATTATTTATAACACTGAATTAGGCGTATTATTGGAAAGTCCTGAACTGGCACAACATTTACATCAAGAAATGGATCATAATTTAGGTTTTTATGCGTGGCATTTACAACTCAACCCACAACAAGACATCACATGGTATGTTCCAGCAACTGATGAACATCCTGAATTATTGCTTAATCATGAACCTAATATACAATGGTGGCAAAAATCAGGCTTAAAAATCGTTTCATGGCTACCAATTGAAAATTTATTTTAA
- a CDS encoding phage holin family protein gives MDEKDPTTYTAITYVWVFLLAMSGGLVAFIRRLNKSKEELPLTMIFCKLGGELIVSGFAGVVTFYLCEYWNFAPLLTAVCVAISGHLGGASIDKIVQIFETLMKKP, from the coding sequence GTGGACGAAAAAGACCCAACAACCTACACGGCTATTACCTATGTGTGGGTGTTTTTACTAGCGATGTCAGGCGGTTTAGTTGCATTTATTCGCCGTCTGAACAAGTCAAAAGAAGAGTTACCGCTTACCATGATTTTTTGCAAATTAGGTGGCGAATTGATTGTAAGTGGTTTTGCAGGTGTTGTTACATTTTATTTGTGTGAGTATTGGAATTTTGCCCCATTGCTGACTGCGGTATGTGTAGCAATTAGTGGACATTTGGGTGGTGCAAGCATTGATAAAATCGTACAGATTTTTGAAACGCTGATGAAAAAACCGTAA
- a CDS encoding N-acetylmuramidase family protein: protein MSKFLTDEQIREVADKNGLEFGVIKAIYQVESKGKGFLASGEPKILFERHIFWRELNTLGYKTLARQMSALRPDLCHAKPTPKGGYGKVDEQHQRLQMAQDLLLKVRPDSDENLQNIIRECALKACSWGLGQIMGFNHKLVGYDDLQSFINAMYESEQAQLQAMINFLKSAGLTGAMNRKDWHTIARTYNGKNYQKFNYHNRLAQAYTNA, encoded by the coding sequence ATGTCTAAATTTTTAACTGATGAGCAAATCCGTGAAGTTGCAGATAAAAACGGCTTAGAATTTGGCGTGATTAAAGCAATTTATCAAGTGGAAAGCAAGGGCAAAGGCTTTTTAGCAAGTGGCGAGCCTAAGATTTTATTTGAGCGTCATATTTTTTGGCGTGAATTAAATACGTTAGGCTATAAAACTTTAGCACGTCAAATGTCGGCTTTACGCCCTGATTTGTGCCATGCTAAACCAACACCTAAAGGTGGTTATGGCAAAGTAGATGAGCAACATCAACGCTTACAAATGGCTCAAGATTTATTGTTGAAAGTACGTCCTGATAGTGATGAAAATTTACAAAATATTATCCGTGAATGTGCCTTAAAAGCGTGTTCGTGGGGATTGGGGCAAATTATGGGCTTTAATCATAAATTAGTCGGTTATGATGATTTACAATCATTTATTAATGCTATGTATGAAAGCGAACAAGCCCAATTACAAGCCATGATTAACTTTCTAAAATCGGCAGGGCTGACAGGGGCAATGAACCGCAAAGACTGGCACACCATCGCACGAACGTACAACGGCAAAAATTATCAAAAGTTTAATTATCATAATCGACTTGCTCAAGCCTATACGAATGCTTAA